Below is a genomic region from Eupeodes corollae chromosome 1, idEupCoro1.1, whole genome shotgun sequence.
GCCTAACATTGCACAGCTTGTGTGTGTCCAATTTAGAAAATGGACAGGAAACTTTAAATTTGCACCTGAAAACTCAATCGAATTgcctctttctttttttttttttttttgaaatgttgaaatggtaatatttttagttaatgTGCAACACTTTATATCTACGAGTAGTTCAGTTCTTGCCACAGATGGTTTGTGCAATCACAGAATGCACTTCAATTGAAAATCACTGAAGCACAGCCGGGAGAAGGACCAAAAACTTTGTTAAATTTAGTTCTTTTCATGAAGTTTTTATATATCACACTTTATCCAAATAACTTTtaaggagtattttttttatgttagtaGTTTTGAATTGcaaatagatttaaaatgtattcaattgTATAAAGTTTTATCAGATAAGGATTAAcatataaaaatcataaaaattggtTCCAATGGGAAGCACAACCGCAGTGtgaacgaaaaataaatattccacTTAGTTTTCTTAAGATaaacataagtttttaaatattttatagtgtggatattaagtttaataaaactgGGTCTATTTAGTCCTTCTCTTAACTCTAATGAACTTTTTATTAAAGTCAATCACCTCCGTCAACTTACCTATCGTTAGAAATTGCTTTTACAACTATAGTTATAAGAGGAAAaaggaaggaagtggtcctggaagctctctcaaattgctcaaaaagccacccgagagcttaaccttgaccaactgccaacgatcagccgatattgtgccatcatcatcgctcctgtcaatgaccgcaaccacgactttgccattcgcgacgtcactgaaactggattattttctgatgggattgagggggtgctggtgttatgcacccgaagccgttttggtgtcggtgcggccacctcaagagacctttttcttttggacgtagagtccttattggatcttgttgtagcaagtatgcttttggcccattcgatgctagcggtttgctgctgTGTCTTTTCAGCCGctgatgatgcaccagaggccttcaagattttcgccgcttgccgcctttgtctataaaggccttaagagagttttccatttctggaagtattctcactagtagtggtagggccatttttcacaaccctgccactactgaaattaggtatcgctacctttttattctcgttgctaccaacaacagaggagggtccatggttagccactactcccttctctgtgttggccgcaagagatatgacagcaggctttgacaccaagctgccgcccggtcctaaagagataccggtctcacatgtgtttttatttttgtttttgttgtttgttttgttcatttgttggtcccacgagacgcgaagaaaaaaggtccatctgcacagagattcgcatgtacagataaggctagttaatccggaggtcgccaggtatcctgatactccgttagagactgggctatttttgaattgggcccccagccaggctgatcatcgacacgggtcgtttaacaccttagatccagcccaataatgatgagaggtggttggggaggaagagaaagggtgaggatgaggagtcagttgatgttaattcatcattctgacgtgtaaggaaaagattgcgattcggtaacagcaattcagctaggttacctagagtgagaaggagtataggagataggaccgttggtagctttttcgccattacaaacgtgggaggtgggatgggagttggtgatataaacgtaggctggtatgccttgtttatgtgggaatggatgatgattttgggaaggtagagggataagaacgtcctttagtttcaggactcatctggagaaaattctcgagaatcattgaccttactcagctctacaactcgacaagttcgacgttcagagaaGAAGAAATTAGAAGGCGATcctccttttttcttttgtattaagTGCACACtaaaggggatatgaatacccttataatgattaataaCATTGCgcgcaattaggaaaggaggataggattagaaagaaaAGCCAATGCACATTgcttttgaatgcctgcacaatgggaaatattgagcctggtaaagcatttcgcattcgtgtagtgcggctaaggaaagaatctctgtactaaACAGCACGTCTTTCTTTTGCATCGTCTTACAAACTCCCAAGGCCTTTAGGCTATGGATAATTCTTGGCAAAGGTGGTAAATGATGTTTTACGACAGCAGGCACCATTGAGTTTTCGACACATTAAATTCTAGGACAGGGCTGTGAATCTAAAAGCGAATATGAAGTGCTGATCAGTTGCTACTGAAAGGCGTACAAGCAGTCATTAAAAAGTCTTCGAGATATCTTCTGGGTATCGGCTGGATACTCAAAACGGGAACTGAATAGTAGAGAGATGAACAAACCTATGTAATAGTTATaccagcgttgaaaaacacctatccagaacaatagcggggattcCATCCGAGCCAGCGGATTGACTTGTGTTGAGATCTTTTACAACTATTGTACGTGTGCAAAAAAGATTAGTTCCATAAAGTTATTTACGCTCCCAAGttcaggcggagtcataacacccTTTCGCAACATTGACGAACTGCCTAGCGAAAAGATTGACTTGTCTATAAAGCTTACAAAtgaagtgtcattgacaacgatgGTAGGAACCATGGAAAAATTCCTCATCTCATTTGTCGAATGACCaagaatttgtataatttttggaacattgcattatttttggtcatttataGACTTGGTCGCCAAATATGAGCATTGCAGACGTGCCTGGCTTGCCTCTTAACGAAAATGTACCTATTTAAGCCGAAAAATCCGCTTGCTTGAATAGAAAAGAACTATGCTGTGGTATACCGAACTTTCAAGGTGACTTTGTAGCGACTGTTTTTTTATACTTAGCGCGAAGTCAACAAGTTTTTTGTATCctttaaatgcagaaaacatAGTGAAAACATTAGGAAACTAACAGAGACTGTTTCTTAAcgtatcaaaatttttaaatatttcaacaaaatacaaaactcttttaggcaatttgtttaatattgaaaaaaaaatcttttccaataacatacaaaaattatcaaaaatttgtaCCTAAGTATAGAATTAGATTTATTTGATTTCCTTTAATTGCAGCTATCTCACAGAGTGCTATGATGAACTGGGTACGCAGTACAAAGTACCAATTTATTGTCTGTCATATCCTATTAACATAGTTAAGGAAGAAAACGGTCGTGATTCACCTGCGGAATTTTCAGAACCAGTAGACGGTGGAACGGAGGTTGTTCTTAAACTACGCATCTCCTCCACAATGTCTGATGTTAAACTTTCAGTATACTCAAAAGACATGATAGGTCAATGTAAAAAGAAACTACAGGTAcacatttcttgaaaaaaattatcattataaagatgaattaaaaacaaattactttatttttaggCTGTTGAAGGAATTGATGCGTGCTGCCAGCGATGGTTCTATAGTGGTAAACTTCTTGGTGACAAAGTGCCCCTCGAAGATTGTCACATACAAAATGGTTATGTGGTGCAGGTTATAGTCAACACCGAACACTATAACCATGATATGATAAATAGTGTACCTATTGCTAGCTAGCCAAAAATCCCACAGCTTAACCTTACGCACACTCAACTGCAACACCAACAGCAAAAGCAACAGAATCAGAAACTGCAAGAAGAAACACTAGAGCAAAAACTAACATCTATAGTAAAAGTAGAAGGACAGCCGCAACTGAAGGCCTTAAGCGCAATAAACTGGCAAAGTGTTGTTCCGCAATCCAACGCAATTctaagataaacaaaaataaaacacacaacgTCTAACAACAAGCAACGCCCGAGTCTCTTAAGCTCTCTAAAATCCGACAACGAGACTTGACTTCGCATTGTTaactataaaagaaaattttgaaaatttaatattattattgaaataaaaagttaaaactgtATAACTGTTTATAAAGGCCCAGTGTATAGCCACGaatctacatacataatatacataCCATGTATTACGTTAGGCTGtacttcttaattatttaatcaacaatgagttattttttaagaacttttaagtattttttgctAAGTGTTTTTGCATATTGAACCCCACGCCagaagtgaatttttaaaaaacaaaaaacactcaaTAAACCACTCACCGTCAGTGTGTAGcataaatttgttaaatatatatataaaaaaataatagtttatcattgatttttgattttgcatTCAGTTGCAAAAAgcaataaatatacaaacatatatatgGTTAGCACAGCATTTTAGTTGTAAACAAAAGATAAGAAAGGAaatcaaaaatatctaaaaactgCTCAAGCGCTGGAGCGCataattttacttatttcttttttaatcttattcATACAAACAACAGATTTCCTAGTATGCAgtagttaaaagtttttagtattttttttgttaacaacaaattattatcaAGACACCAGCAtcgataaaaaattaaaaacaaaaaacaacggCTGGTAcgtttttgttatattatatatgttttgaaattaatttgaacattttttaattactaaaaaaaagcaaaggagttagttttattattaattttttaaaaaatattttttatattatttatctttACCTCTTCCTTTCCCAAACActactttttttgttaactcGATATTCGAGATTGATTGTAAATGTAGAATAACAattcgagaaaaaaagaaaaacaaaaatataagagaacaaaaattatatatacaaatgcgatttattcgaaaacaaaaataacaaaaaatataaaaaaaacataaaattttctaTATAAGAAGAAGTTGTGGTTAcgtgttttatttgtttcctaATGATTGTTGTCTAAATGGTGCAATTCTTTGTCCAACTCAGACTCAGGAATCATTTTAAGCCTGCACAGCGGTACGAGTTCTTTTagtctttgaaaataaatacatctGAACTACGAATCACATAATGTTTGAGATTTCAATGTTACAATATTGTATAGATCTGCCATATAGAAACACAATTTTACTAGAAAAATTATTGCAGTTTTGATATAAActcctatataaaaaaaactgtactaTAATTTAATAGGAGAATTATAATTAGATGCAGTTTTGAAGAGGATGAAATTTATAATTCATAAGTATTTTGGAGCCAATTTGTTCTAAACACTCAACTCATTTTGGTTGGTAGATTGTACATTAGCTCCGTAATAGGAATGCTTACAGGACGCTGCTTAATGGGTAGGTATGCTTTTCGACTTGGAGCATATAAggtttgcagaagctgtatggatgaagaAGAAGGGGATATGTTTATGCCTATTACCGATGtcgtttcattttttcgaaGACTCTCGTTTTCATTGTGGTGTcgttttttaattgcattttataactttttcgaTGCGACAAATTTGTATCAGATTTTTAAGCGATGAAAATGTAAGATATCTGTCAAACTTTAATAAAAGTCTAAATAATTTCATTACTCGATATTcaataaatgtgtttttattaaattattcgcAATAGAAATAGTAAATAGAGTGATAAGTGTtgaaagtagtacccgtagcgtggtggttagtgcgttggactgtgtcgttctttgacttccagcGAGTGCATAAGtgtaaatcaattttctttttatttgcaatttaaatttaaaagtgtttgaGCAGTGGCTAAGTTGGCATTGTGCCACTGTTTTATATAAGTAGTCGGTAGCctagtggaggtggcgtccgaacacccttgttagtgacgaaggttgagcttcagctcatcttcaattcaataaaaaacaaaaagtcagcaggtgtcgatggtatatccaacgttgtactaagacatttaccgatggaagcaattgacatatacaccacgctcttcaataatgcactgaataatgcatattatccagtgcattggaagactgctgtggttcatcctctcccgaaaaagggaaaggacaactccaacccgtcaaatcttcggtcgataagtcttcttccgagcatcagcaaagttttcgaaaagatcattaatagggctctgactaagtgggctgcggacaacaaaataattccggatacacagttcgggttcaaggcaggtcatgac
It encodes:
- the LOC129953871 gene encoding ubiquitin domain-containing protein 1, which encodes MGGCIGLHSTDNETVSVSSASVSRPPTGPNVGPSRKNHPLCHETIRWRSDVPLTEGQLRSKRDEFWDTAPAFDGRKEIWDALRAATTAAEALDFQLAQAILDGANVSVPNGYLTECYDELGTQYKVPIYCLSYPINIVKEENGRDSPAEFSEPVDGGTEVVLKLRISSTMSDVKLSVYSKDMIGQCKKKLQAVEGIDACCQRWFYSGKLLGDKVPLEDCHIQNGYVVQVIVNTEHYNHDMINSVPIAS